The following proteins are co-located in the Eublepharis macularius isolate TG4126 chromosome 5, MPM_Emac_v1.0, whole genome shotgun sequence genome:
- the ZFP64 gene encoding zinc finger protein 64 isoform X2, producing the protein MGIPGGTTVLVELTPDIHICGLCKQQFNNLDAFVAHKRSGCQLASTTAGTTSTVQFVSEEMVPATQTQTTTRTITSETQTITGCQFKTSYGMKDMERHLRTHTGDKPHKCEVCGKCFSRKDKLTMHMRSHTGLKPHKCKHCDYAAAESSSLNKHQRIHSNERPFKCQICPYASRNSSQLTVHLRSHTGDAPFQCRLCSAKFKINSDLKRHLRVHTGEKPYKCEFCDVRCAMKGNLKSHIRIKHNMENTFKCLECEFQCGNKTSLRQHLRTHQPEQPVKCPECSYSCSNKATLKVHERIHFKDRPFKCEFCSFDTKQRSNLTTHMKKVHREKVKVKKKIAEKTEGDRPKDGCARQVARLEAKKAFRCDLCEASFVREDSLRSHKRQHVEFNGTKNTELAVLQFQMDPSRPSGAPITVSHLHVPLQASPYSEGQVKIIVGHQMPSASNLVEAASVNVVPPTLISQNQENLAGSSQLQILQQVSLLASPLPTGSQTESISVGQPAVLLTTHDQTDGTAHQTLIPALPVGSHEASANQAFINGAGISCSDLEGLNALIQEGAGEVTVVSHEDQHITVTSAPPIFPPSASKQTYSVIQSEAHASLLCPADSIPD; encoded by the exons ATGGGGA tTCCAGGAGGCACCACCGTCTTAGTGGAACTGACTCCAGATATTCACATTTGCGGACTCTGTAAGCAACAGTTCAATAATCTGGATGCATTCGTTGCGCACAAGAGAAGCGGATGCCAGCTCGCCAGTACAACAGCTGGGACCACCAGTACAGTGCAGTTTGTGTCGGAAGAAATGGTGCCGGCAACACAGACTCAAACCACAACTAGAACAATCACTTCAGAGACCCAAACCATTACAG GCTGTCAGTTCAAGACATCCTATGGTATGAAAGATATGGAGCGGCATTTAAGAACACACACAG GTGACAAGCCCCATAAATGTGAAGTTTGCGGTAAATGCTTCAGTCGCAAAGACAAGCTGACAATGCACATGCGATCCCACACTGGGTTGAAACCTCACAAGTGTAAGCACTGTGACTACGCAGCTGCTGAGAGCAGCAGCCTGAACAAGCATCAGCGCATACATTCCAACGAGCGCCCTTTTAAATGCCAGATTTGCCCTTACGCTAGTCGTAATTCCAGCCAGCTGACCGTACATCTACGATCCCACACAG gaGATGCTCCCTTCCAGTGCCGTTTATGCAGCGCCAAATTTAAAATCAACTCTGATTTGAAGAGGCACCTCCGTGTGCACACCGGGGAGAAGCCCTACAAATGCGAGTTCTGTGATGTGCGCTGCGCAATGAAAGGCAACTTGAAATCCCACATCCGTATCAAGCACAACATGGAGAACACCTTCAAGTGCCTGGAGTGTGAGTTCCAGTGTGGGAACAAAACCAGCCTCCGGCAGCACCTGCGCACCCATCAGCCCGAGCAGCCGGTGAAGTGTCCGGAGTGCAGCTACTCTTGTTCCAACAAAGCAACCCTCAAGGTTCACGAGAGGATTCACTTCAAGGATCGCCCTTTCAAATGTGAGTTCTGCAGCTTTGACACCAAACAGCGGAGCAACCTGACCACCCACATGAAGAAAGTGCACCGAGAGAAAGTGAAGGTCAAGAAGAAAATCGCGGAGAAGACCGAAGGAGACAGGCCAAAGGATGGCTGCGCCAGGCAGGTGGCTAGGCTGGAGGCCAAGAAAGCATTCAGATGTGATCTCTGTGAGGCCTCTTTTGTCCGGGAAGATTCTCTGAGGAGCCATAAGAGACAGCATGTGGAATTTAATGGGACAAAAAATACCGAGCTGGCTGTTTTGCAATTCCAGATGGACCCAAGTAGGCCAAGCGGGGCTCCTATTACAGTCAGTCATCTCCACGTGCCGTTGCAGGCATCACCCTACAGCGAAGGGCAAGTCAAGATCATCGTGGGGCATCAGATGCCTTCAGCCAGCAACCTCGTTGAAGCGGCTTCAGTCAACGTCGTGCCTCCCACTTTAATAAGCCAGAATCAGGAAAACCTGGCGGGCAGCAGCCAGTTGCAAATACTGCAGCAGGTGAGCTTGCTCGCATCACCTCTCCCcacagggtctcagacagaaagCATTTCAGTAGGCCAACCAGCAGTTCTCCTAACAACTCATGATCAAACTGACGGCACAGCACACCAGACCCTAATCCCTGCCCTTCCAGTGGGCAGCCACGAGGCCTCTGCTAACCAGGCGTTCATCAACGGTGCTGGGATCAGCTGCTCAGACTTGGAAGGGCTCAACGCATTGATTCAGGAAGGGGCAGGTGAAGTGACCGTGGTGAGCCATGAGGATCAGCACATCACGGTGACCTCAGCTCCGCCCATCTTTCCCCCCTCGGCGTCAAAGCAAACCTACTCTGTTATCCAGAGTGAAGCCCATGCAAGTTTGCTGTGTCCTGCAGATTCCATACCCGATTAG
- the ZFP64 gene encoding zinc finger protein 64 isoform X1 produces MNHVGAPAQSFPGPVQFPGGTTVLVELTPDIHICGLCKQQFNNLDAFVAHKRSGCQLASTTAGTTSTVQFVSEEMVPATQTQTTTRTITSETQTITVSAPEFVFEHGYQTYLPGENSEPPMTNVVTTPPKPRPKKSTASVAQKKLTCCYPGCQFKTSYGMKDMERHLRTHTGDKPHKCEVCGKCFSRKDKLTMHMRSHTGLKPHKCKHCDYAAAESSSLNKHQRIHSNERPFKCQICPYASRNSSQLTVHLRSHTGDAPFQCRLCSAKFKINSDLKRHLRVHTGEKPYKCEFCDVRCAMKGNLKSHIRIKHNMENTFKCLECEFQCGNKTSLRQHLRTHQPEQPVKCPECSYSCSNKATLKVHERIHFKDRPFKCEFCSFDTKQRSNLTTHMKKVHREKVKVKKKIAEKTEGDRPKDGCARQVARLEAKKAFRCDLCEASFVREDSLRSHKRQHVEFNGTKNTELAVLQFQMDPSRPSGAPITVSHLHVPLQASPYSEGQVKIIVGHQMPSASNLVEAASVNVVPPTLISQNQENLAGSSQLQILQQVSLLASPLPTGSQTESISVGQPAVLLTTHDQTDGTAHQTLIPALPVGSHEASANQAFINGAGISCSDLEGLNALIQEGAGEVTVVSHEDQHITVTSAPPIFPPSASKQTYSVIQSEAHASLLCPADSIPD; encoded by the exons ATGAACCACGTCGGCGCGCCCGCTCAGTCTTTCCCCGGGCCCGTGCAAT tTCCAGGAGGCACCACCGTCTTAGTGGAACTGACTCCAGATATTCACATTTGCGGACTCTGTAAGCAACAGTTCAATAATCTGGATGCATTCGTTGCGCACAAGAGAAGCGGATGCCAGCTCGCCAGTACAACAGCTGGGACCACCAGTACAGTGCAGTTTGTGTCGGAAGAAATGGTGCCGGCAACACAGACTCAAACCACAACTAGAACAATCACTTCAGAGACCCAAACCATTACAG TTTCTGCACCAGAGTTTGTTTTTGAACACGGCTACCAAACCTACCTTCCTGGTGAGAACAGTGAGCCTCCAATGACAAATGTGGTCACCACACCACCGAAACCTCGCCCCAAAAAATCCACTGCATCAGTGGCTCAGAAGAAACTCACCTGCTGCTATCCAG GCTGTCAGTTCAAGACATCCTATGGTATGAAAGATATGGAGCGGCATTTAAGAACACACACAG GTGACAAGCCCCATAAATGTGAAGTTTGCGGTAAATGCTTCAGTCGCAAAGACAAGCTGACAATGCACATGCGATCCCACACTGGGTTGAAACCTCACAAGTGTAAGCACTGTGACTACGCAGCTGCTGAGAGCAGCAGCCTGAACAAGCATCAGCGCATACATTCCAACGAGCGCCCTTTTAAATGCCAGATTTGCCCTTACGCTAGTCGTAATTCCAGCCAGCTGACCGTACATCTACGATCCCACACAG gaGATGCTCCCTTCCAGTGCCGTTTATGCAGCGCCAAATTTAAAATCAACTCTGATTTGAAGAGGCACCTCCGTGTGCACACCGGGGAGAAGCCCTACAAATGCGAGTTCTGTGATGTGCGCTGCGCAATGAAAGGCAACTTGAAATCCCACATCCGTATCAAGCACAACATGGAGAACACCTTCAAGTGCCTGGAGTGTGAGTTCCAGTGTGGGAACAAAACCAGCCTCCGGCAGCACCTGCGCACCCATCAGCCCGAGCAGCCGGTGAAGTGTCCGGAGTGCAGCTACTCTTGTTCCAACAAAGCAACCCTCAAGGTTCACGAGAGGATTCACTTCAAGGATCGCCCTTTCAAATGTGAGTTCTGCAGCTTTGACACCAAACAGCGGAGCAACCTGACCACCCACATGAAGAAAGTGCACCGAGAGAAAGTGAAGGTCAAGAAGAAAATCGCGGAGAAGACCGAAGGAGACAGGCCAAAGGATGGCTGCGCCAGGCAGGTGGCTAGGCTGGAGGCCAAGAAAGCATTCAGATGTGATCTCTGTGAGGCCTCTTTTGTCCGGGAAGATTCTCTGAGGAGCCATAAGAGACAGCATGTGGAATTTAATGGGACAAAAAATACCGAGCTGGCTGTTTTGCAATTCCAGATGGACCCAAGTAGGCCAAGCGGGGCTCCTATTACAGTCAGTCATCTCCACGTGCCGTTGCAGGCATCACCCTACAGCGAAGGGCAAGTCAAGATCATCGTGGGGCATCAGATGCCTTCAGCCAGCAACCTCGTTGAAGCGGCTTCAGTCAACGTCGTGCCTCCCACTTTAATAAGCCAGAATCAGGAAAACCTGGCGGGCAGCAGCCAGTTGCAAATACTGCAGCAGGTGAGCTTGCTCGCATCACCTCTCCCcacagggtctcagacagaaagCATTTCAGTAGGCCAACCAGCAGTTCTCCTAACAACTCATGATCAAACTGACGGCACAGCACACCAGACCCTAATCCCTGCCCTTCCAGTGGGCAGCCACGAGGCCTCTGCTAACCAGGCGTTCATCAACGGTGCTGGGATCAGCTGCTCAGACTTGGAAGGGCTCAACGCATTGATTCAGGAAGGGGCAGGTGAAGTGACCGTGGTGAGCCATGAGGATCAGCACATCACGGTGACCTCAGCTCCGCCCATCTTTCCCCCCTCGGCGTCAAAGCAAACCTACTCTGTTATCCAGAGTGAAGCCCATGCAAGTTTGCTGTGTCCTGCAGATTCCATACCCGATTAG